The DNA segment gttttataaacatttatatatatatatatatgttattcaaatactACTTTATAAaagcttataattttttttaatgtattagcACAATATCATAAAACCCAGATTTATAAGAATCTTAGAGCATCTTtgtataaacccttataaattgtCTAAGTGAAGAtattcttttatgttttataaacccttgtatatatgttattcaaatactACTTTATAAAagcttataaattattttagtgtATTAGCACAATATCATAAAACCCAGATTTATAAGAATCTGAGAGCATCTTTCTCAATAATTCATGTTTTATTGTAGTTCTCCTAGGAACTAACACCATCACCACTCTCTTTTTCCCTTGCTTCTTGAATCTAAAAACACACTGTATTAACAAATCAAATTAGTTTCATAACAGACGAACAATATAAAATCACACAATAAAAAGTGACCTATTGATTATACTCTAAATCAAATCAACTGTCTAGAGAATCAAACCTTGACAGACCAAGCTAGAACATATACTAATCAAATCAAAAGCATCATAGATCAACATAAATCAGAAAAATGTATAAACTTTCATTCAAAATCATGAATCTGGCAGACAAAACTAGCTCAAACTTATCCAACATGCAAAAATTAACTAGAAAATCAAAGATTTATAGAgaatgataaaaagaaaatatacacaTTTGATTGGATTAACGAACACATCAATTAAATATCCAAACTTTAAGGAATCTATATATGATTAGATAATACTAAACAAATAAGAAAGCTCGTCTAAatgtgtgtttgtgtgattGAAAGACTGAAACTCATCATCAATTCAAACGTGTGTATGATTGAAAATCTGATAGTTTAACATGATAGTCATGAAAAAGTGGCTCTGGATATTCTCTATCACATGCTTGATCACATAGCAATCCATTAAGAAACCAGAAACAACACACTAAAGCTTGATGAAGATGACGACAGCAGAACTCGGTGAATACGACAGCGGCAAGGCTCGATGAAGCCGACGGCGGCAAGGCTCGATGAAGCCGACGGCGGCAAAGCTTGATGAAGATGACGACGGAAAGGTTTGATGAAGACGACGACGGAAAGGTTCGATGAAGACGACGACGAAACTTGATGAAATCTCGACGGCGAAGCTTGATGGAGACGATGGATCTCGGCGAGCGAGAAAGAGGAAGATATGTTGAGGATAAGGTAAGGGTTAGTCTAGTCTTTTACACATTAATGAATGTGGCATTTATGAAAATGTCCTTTGATTGGTGGTAAAATTGAATAATGGTACCAAACAAagtgtaaaagtaaaattttcccaaaataaTAAGTACTAGGCTAAGATATGCGCTTTGCGTTTTAAGATATGCGTTTTGCGCTTTAAGATATGCGCCTTGTGCGgcataaacattatatataaaaattatattatgtattatatgttttttacatattatgaaataacagatatatattgaataattaaaaattcagtaactattacatatataattaaattggtgtgaacatataaattttattaatccaaacaatatttttttcctatttgatatgatatataaattttaaatttaaatgatattaacgtATAtagcatatttttaatattctactaaatgatgatttttactcatatgttttttgatcttttgtatattttgtagcaaaaactttaaattattgataacaaaatgttcattgtgggattaatagtttcagtaatttatttttttaaattaagttgtcaatgtttgttcaaagcttttatcaaaagaaattgttcaaagtaaattttgaaattaaaatatttacatatttatatggtatataatttagtttaaaacgatatatatatatatttaaatattaataattaattagattagactttttatttatattattttgtaatcaattgtatcttgttataacaaaaaaattaaaccatggatcacaaaatttgaatacgagacttttaacaattttagtaatttttagtcgttttaaaaaattcaaaatataatatatacaaaaaatctaaatttttattatataattaatatggttgtttaatttattttaatagtttaaaattaaacaaatatgatagaagatacactaatttttatcaagtctttattattcaaaatcattaattgtcatatatactttagacacattaggcaattctataacttttatttaaataaataataaataatattaataatgaatttatggttagtttaataaaaaatttattatataattagatggaaaacctatttctctaaagattctatgaattatcatggtgatgacatgtgactataaaaagaagttgtaatgcttttcaattaatatatatggtattttatttatggataatCTCTAAACGATCATTATTTTAAACGATAGATAAGATATATTCCGTAAATGGATTACAcgtttttatttcattattttaaaagataaataagtatcttctctattaaaagataagtaccatttttatctactatttagAAGTCTACTAGGACCAtttcattaatcatataatatgacataataattaataggaatattaataataaatgaattttaactatagatttgaattttatcttcggttataacaaaatctgttgaaaaaaatctaacaaaatcctactaaatttttaaataatttttattaaatattgcattaattaatttcgtaattaagtAATATAATACTTTCATTTAAATCTTCTcagtaccatttttatctactatttagAAGTCTACTAGGACTAtttcattaatcatataatatgatataattattaataggaatattaataataaatgaattttaactatagatttgaattttatcttcagttataacaaaatctaacaaaatcctactaaatttttaaataatttttattaaatattgcattaattaatttcgtaattaagtaatataatacttttatttaaataaattatcatctaccactaaaacgggttcaaatttgttaatcatgtcagattttttttatacaaatgaagctattaacatatgttaaaaatttatttctacagctatatattttcaaaaatcatatgttgaagaatattttttatttgattatttcaaattatgaaaattcgaaaacgtaataaaaaatgtaaaatgtataaaacaaaaccctatattaataaagtaataagaaacctaaacaataaaactaaagagttataaaatacataatattaagatataaattgtatatttaaatttatataataatatcaaaattaaatatttataaaatgaaaatatagcCGCACGGTGTGCGGGATAAACTCTAGTGTATCGGTTGAAAAAGATGTTTATCCGGGACCTGTATCCCCCATTCTGATTTAAGGTCCGGAATTTAGTTTCATGTGTTTGTTCACTAACCCACAGGTCACAGTTTGACTTTTGATCAAATAAACATACTTATCAAACttcattattataataatatctcCTTTCGGtatatgataaaagataatgtCTACCATGGCCCGCAGGGCCGGCTCAGTTGGGGGGACAAGCGGTGCGATCGTCCCGGGCCCAAGTCCGTGTCCCTccgtataataataattaaagggcccaatttttttataaatctatatttttatatataaaaaatttataaatataataaatcaaaataaaaacggcccaaaattatttgatatatatatagtttttattttcattaaaaatatatacaaaatattacatattaaattttaaatattttaaacattatatgtatataaaatttagaggataaatttttttttttgccctagGGCCCCTAAGAATGTTGAGCCGGCCTTGATGGCCCGCGTAGACAAAGTTTTGAAAACTTATTTGGTAAAGTCACGATGGATattgattttaatattatatatatattgtgtaaagTCTAGGGACAATTGGTATTAATCaaatcgaaaattatttttgttgattttgATGGATCACGTTCTAGTTTATCTGTGGCTAGCTACTAGAGATTTTATTTCTTCCATGGAGCTTAGGTATGATATGAAGGTTGCATTTGAAGCTAGTCTCAGAGGAACAAAAGTAAAGGCTCGCCTCGTGAAACTTGTGAAAGTCAATTGATCTGATGCAAGAGTCTTGTTTCACTTCTCCAATAGTGTAGTGTGTAGATGCGTCTTTCCTCGATCTCACCACTATAAGGTCGAGAAGCGGTACCCTTGTCTGAAATGGAGGCACAATCTATTTCTTCTCTGCACCAAAGAGAGGCAATGACACATGTCTGAGTAGATACACTGATACATAAAAGGTGTAAACGGAATCGCAGATAACCTAAGCTAACCTAAAAACCTAACTCAATCCCTGAGTTACGCGTTTCAGCCACGAGGAATCTCACAATACTCAAAAGCTGCAGGATCCATGATCCCTTCAACTTCTTTAACGACCGCGATATTACTACCAGCTTATAAAACTTGTCTCTGTTCTAGTAAACACACTTTCCATAGACGATAGTAATGGCATTGAGCAAAATGATGCTCCTAAGTCTCGTTTGATGGAGGGGTAGGATTTCAAAGGTTGAAATTCTTAGTAAGACTTATGATGACATCAATGCAATAGATAACTTCAACTTTTCTCCTTAATTATAATGATAACTCTTCCCCTTTTTCACCTCttcttatttaaaatatgtCCCTTTGTTATTATCACAAACGTACATCAAATACCAGCAAACATAAACTTGAAGTAGTCTTGTAGGGAGCTTTACTTCTTTTACACATCGATTCAAATTAAAAACTTCAAACATAACTCGGCCGTAATATTATTCATACACGGATGAGTCGACACACACCAAGTCACCAACATATACCTCTTACCCAAACTCGGACACAGCTCATTATTTGTTGAAAGCTTCGAAGACACAAAGATGCACAAACTTAACAAACACACGAAGAGTAATCATCTATTATTCTGTCAAGAGATATTCATCGATATCTTTTGACACTTCAACACTTAACTGGAGGTGACTTTCAGGGTGATCAACTTCTTCGCTGACTTTCTCGTACTCAAGGTCCCAGTGCACAATACCACCAGGCCCTCCATGCTTAGGGGTCACCTGGATCGTGCTCACAAAACTCTTGTACATTTTCAACAGATCACTTTCTATAACCCTGAACGTGATCAGGTTCTTCTCCGGCTCCACCTCCTCGACCCTATCCTTACACACTATTGCCACTCCATCTGCATCAATtgttaactttttatttatataggtTGTTAGGGCATTTACGAATCAACGTAATGTTATTTTTATAAGCATAAGACTCTCATCGACTTGTCAATCAAAATTTAATCTCTGTTTCGGCTCTAAGCCTTTCTGTTACTATTAGATTCACATTGCAATtgtacatttacaaaaaaaatagtttagatttCGGTTTAGAAtccaatagttttaataaaatattatagagataCAATGACTTGCCAATAACGTAGCTCCAGATGACCACTGAACCGACTTTTCCCCAGTCGCCTTCCTGTAGCTCACAGTTCTGGACCTTGTCTGGAGTTGCTTTGGGCAGATCGTGTACTCTTCCTGCCCACATGTGATGGAACTTTTCAGCAGAAACTTTTATCTCCACATCTGCCTCAAGCTTTCCCACCAAATTAGCCGCTTCTGCCATGATTTTTGCTTACTTAAATAAAAAGTTAGGACTTTTGGAAAGGAGTGAGTTATATTCATGTTTTATTTAGCCTCTATATGTAGAGGAAGAGTGAGCAACTGtcaaagaataatttttttttatagtacactactaaaacatgtttttatttttaaaataacatataagaagaaaaataGCAGTAGGGTTAGTAGTTAGGATTTAGTGTCtataatttaaagtttaaagaatataatttaaaataatattatctattttatttttaaataattattttctaaatacttTATAAGgtaaatctttaaaatataatatttttatttttggtaactttctcaaatagatatttttaaatttctatcacaaaaatagttttaatgaggaaaatgactaaaataaatttcattattgAGGCAAAAGACATTTATACCTTAGatgtataaatacaaataaaaaaaaaatatagttttaaattatatgttttcaaattcaaacttatctataaacacataaaaattattatttttaaaattattatttttaattcaaaaatactttttgaaactgtttttaaaaatttttatttttatttttaaaaattttaaagttactCCCAAAACTtcacccttaactctaaactataagtatatattaattaattctaaaagtataaatgtatattttacttttttaattaaatatttttgatcattAGAat comes from the Brassica napus cultivar Da-Ae chromosome A7, Da-Ae, whole genome shotgun sequence genome and includes:
- the LOC106405448 gene encoding MLP-like protein 31, which encodes MAEAANLVGKLEADVEIKVSAEKFHHMWAGRVHDLPKATPDKVQNCELQEGDWGKVGSVVIWSYVIDGVAIVCKDRVEEVEPEKNLITFRVIESDLLKMYKSFVSTIQVTPKHGGPGGIVHWDLEYEKVSEEVDHPESHLQLSVEVSKDIDEYLLTE